The following proteins come from a genomic window of Natronosalvus vescus:
- a CDS encoding PD-(D/E)XK nuclease family protein: MTEKQPSTWYNAPNAVQRRYTTDCGITVYVDSAGNQYPSVPTITSRIDHWNSKERLIDPIIHEQYGEATVSDRCDVDPSHLFWFSRQVGRLAHHQIASQYRDIGSYELTLAERELTELNESEVREDTHDDIVYSVAASRGWVTGRDDPAFEVISTDGALLRQAREDVRKIRRNWELASSELGITQETVQAVEWMGVHPLPNEHGTQSAGFGGQIDLIYERDGKHKTVDLKTSEWFYAKYVMQALAYRHLCPLSAETQVIRLGRERGDYAVFSSTSDDWPDSQRIWSRFKAEAILVSELVNGTRWD, from the coding sequence ATGACTGAGAAGCAGCCCAGTACGTGGTACAACGCCCCAAACGCGGTGCAGCGGCGGTACACCACAGACTGTGGAATCACGGTTTATGTTGATTCGGCTGGGAACCAGTATCCAAGCGTCCCAACAATCACCTCCCGAATTGATCATTGGAACTCAAAGGAACGGTTGATCGATCCGATCATCCATGAGCAATATGGTGAGGCCACCGTCAGCGACCGCTGTGATGTTGACCCCAGTCATCTCTTTTGGTTTTCACGGCAGGTCGGCCGATTAGCACATCATCAGATCGCCTCTCAATACCGTGATATTGGGTCGTACGAACTGACACTGGCCGAACGCGAGTTGACAGAACTCAATGAATCTGAGGTCAGAGAGGATACGCACGATGATATCGTCTATTCCGTAGCTGCGAGTCGAGGATGGGTTACTGGGAGAGACGATCCAGCGTTTGAGGTTATTTCCACGGATGGCGCACTCCTCCGACAGGCTCGTGAAGATGTACGCAAAATCCGACGCAATTGGGAGCTTGCCAGCTCCGAGTTAGGGATCACTCAGGAAACCGTACAAGCAGTCGAATGGATGGGCGTTCATCCATTGCCGAACGAGCATGGCACGCAGTCGGCTGGTTTTGGTGGCCAGATCGACCTGATCTATGAACGTGATGGGAAACACAAGACGGTCGATCTCAAGACCTCAGAGTGGTTCTATGCGAAATATGTGATGCAAGCCCTGGCGTATCGGCATCTCTGTCCGCTTTCAGCCGAAACGCAGGTCATTCGACTTGGTCGTGAGCGAGGAGACTATGCGGTCTTCTCGTCAACCAGTGATGACTGGCCAGACTCACAGAGAATTTGGAGCCGGTTCAAAGCGGAGGCAATTCTCGTGAGCGAACTGGTCAATGGAACCCGATGGGACTAA
- a CDS encoding transporter permease gives MSNSEKDSGNGRRPAGQSNAGQERSFLDDVPWKRALLFGIGAFVVGMVLFTGLIFVEGAIGDDLSEDPSDETAEDDEPGVATLVGWLYFGGQFVDIEMSWALGTESMNLLDETSADLTIPTVVYYLVPVLVLIAAGYKLASQTLAEGSTPEEGAKIGATIAAGYMVAVVFATQIFTWSIQDGSTTGSVNVAFTEAILISGLMYPLLFGAIGGYLVFREN, from the coding sequence ATGTCAAACTCAGAAAAAGATAGCGGCAATGGGAGACGACCGGCTGGTCAATCTAATGCTGGGCAGGAACGTTCATTTCTGGATGATGTACCCTGGAAGCGGGCGCTCTTATTTGGGATCGGGGCCTTCGTTGTCGGGATGGTTCTCTTTACTGGCCTCATCTTTGTTGAGGGAGCGATAGGTGACGATCTATCAGAGGATCCATCCGATGAAACTGCCGAGGACGACGAACCAGGGGTTGCCACGCTTGTCGGTTGGCTCTACTTTGGCGGACAGTTTGTTGATATCGAGATGTCGTGGGCGTTAGGCACAGAGAGTATGAACCTGCTTGACGAAACGTCTGCGGATCTGACGATTCCAACGGTAGTCTATTATCTAGTACCCGTACTGGTTCTCATCGCCGCTGGCTACAAGTTGGCCTCACAAACACTCGCTGAAGGTTCAACACCAGAAGAAGGAGCAAAGATTGGTGCTACTATCGCAGCGGGTTACATGGTTGCTGTCGTATTTGCCACTCAAATATTCACGTGGAGCATTCAGGACGGGAGTACGACTGGAAGCGTAAACGTGGCGTTCACGGAAGCGATTCTGATATCCGGTCTGATGTATCCACTACTCTTCGGAGCGATTGGTGGGTATCTCGTTTTCCGTGAGAACTAA
- a CDS encoding type I restriction enzyme HsdR N-terminal domain-containing protein: MNAEEVGEYVERSQQLLEASPRMNEQNTKVRLVQPLLELLGWDLYSTEVELEYTVPMASGSTHVDYALLVGDSPVVFVEAKAASSGLSSHHVTQLKSYMRQELDVDWGILTNGKEFEVLTKDQHSNGGEEVSVVQFDLDDLAESPDVLELLSKEAIRSGKADKIAVQVAQTNEAIRYLNQNESNVAETVSSAVEGELGEVPLDLEEQSRDFVQNLVSALREQRQFVREDRPTENPNPQASPPTEDESDELQPRRNRVVGTISREEIEGDDDATVAVYASRESGLRFLRENAAWGFVRVGKEFDYIAMYISGDVGEVQFFAETDAVVEPSVAGLERDLDEYDIEEGEQVITFKRDSFYELKDPVPFESKYPQSRRDTTLGKLRTATTTDDLF, encoded by the coding sequence ATGAACGCAGAAGAGGTGGGTGAATACGTCGAGCGGTCACAACAACTGCTCGAGGCATCCCCACGAATGAACGAGCAGAATACAAAAGTGCGGCTCGTTCAACCGCTACTCGAACTCCTCGGATGGGATCTGTACTCAACTGAAGTCGAACTCGAGTACACGGTTCCAATGGCGTCTGGAAGTACGCACGTCGATTATGCACTCCTCGTCGGTGACTCCCCAGTAGTCTTCGTGGAAGCGAAGGCAGCCAGTTCAGGGCTGAGTTCACACCACGTCACGCAACTCAAGAGCTACATGCGCCAGGAACTCGATGTAGACTGGGGGATTCTTACGAACGGAAAGGAGTTCGAGGTACTCACCAAAGATCAGCATAGCAACGGTGGTGAAGAAGTTTCAGTGGTACAATTCGATCTCGACGACCTTGCCGAGAGTCCAGATGTTCTCGAATTGCTGTCCAAGGAAGCGATCCGTTCTGGGAAAGCTGATAAGATAGCCGTTCAGGTGGCCCAAACGAATGAGGCTATCAGATACCTCAACCAGAACGAGAGTAACGTAGCAGAGACGGTGAGTTCAGCAGTGGAAGGGGAACTTGGGGAGGTTCCGCTGGATTTGGAAGAACAATCGCGAGATTTCGTTCAGAACCTGGTCTCTGCACTCCGTGAACAACGCCAGTTCGTTCGCGAAGACCGGCCAACTGAAAACCCCAACCCACAAGCGAGCCCACCAACTGAGGATGAGAGTGATGAACTACAGCCTCGGCGGAACAGAGTCGTTGGAACCATCTCTCGTGAAGAGATCGAGGGCGACGATGATGCGACCGTCGCTGTCTACGCTTCTCGCGAATCGGGCCTCCGCTTCTTAAGAGAGAACGCAGCATGGGGCTTCGTGAGAGTAGGAAAGGAGTTTGATTATATTGCGATGTACATCTCTGGGGATGTGGGTGAAGTCCAGTTCTTTGCAGAAACTGATGCAGTCGTAGAGCCGAGTGTTGCTGGCTTAGAACGCGATTTAGACGAATATGATATTGAAGAAGGAGAACAAGTCATTACGTTCAAACGAGATTCATTCTATGAACTGAAGGATCCAGTGCCATTTGAATCGAAGTATCCACAATCACGCCGAGACACGACACTCGGTAAGCTGAGAACGGCAACGACAACTGACGACCTCTTTTGA
- the rdfA gene encoding rod-determining factor RdfA encodes MTCKVCTQIEQYGITADLEAWYDDDDDDEDLSLRDVADRLNARLLQEAYFAAGSQRPLSALEAHYEHLYGKNASDEKEKAKTSLREAGLDPKPFARDPAKRYTGEFVSYGTVRKHFNKCLGVDTSREWKSLTPAKAIQQSDDIVHRNRKILEENLVRLADDGLVRTEIERLDVEITVSCGSCHRRWSYAEFVDAGGCSQCCSEEGEEEND; translated from the coding sequence ATGACATGCAAAGTCTGCACGCAAATCGAACAGTACGGGATTACAGCGGATCTCGAAGCCTGGTATGACGATGATGATGATGATGAAGATCTCAGCTTGCGTGACGTGGCGGATCGGTTAAATGCACGCTTGCTTCAAGAGGCCTACTTCGCAGCGGGCTCTCAGCGACCACTGAGTGCGTTGGAGGCTCATTATGAGCATCTGTATGGCAAAAATGCATCAGATGAGAAGGAAAAAGCGAAAACGAGTCTTCGAGAGGCGGGGCTCGATCCGAAGCCGTTCGCACGGGATCCTGCGAAGCGGTATACTGGCGAGTTTGTCTCGTACGGAACCGTCCGGAAGCACTTCAACAAGTGCCTCGGGGTCGACACGTCACGAGAGTGGAAGTCACTGACTCCGGCGAAAGCAATCCAACAAAGTGACGACATTGTTCATCGCAATCGAAAAATCTTGGAAGAAAATCTCGTCCGTCTCGCTGATGATGGACTCGTTCGTACGGAAATTGAACGGCTCGACGTTGAGATTACCGTGAGTTGTGGCTCTTGTCATCGACGCTGGAGTTACGCCGAATTTGTCGATGCAGGAGGATGCTCCCAGTGCTGTTCCGAGGAAGGTGAGGAAGAGAATGACTGA
- a CDS encoding archaea-specific SMC-related protein produces the protein MSHSTSDGQIEVSNIGGIDRTTLTFQPGLTLLVGENATNRTSLLRAINGGLGGTMARPKSDTDRGTVELELGGRQYTRELDAPTDEGTDSGSGRPIVDMVTLLRDNPVRRLIETGDHQDVDTMLGNIVMSPVDQAGLKDERNVLRRRASQVADELAEIEHAKQELVRQRQALSERERKLNEANDQIDTIQEAIAESSVSRSDAEEFEDSLREQTQLREKRNEITNRINRLEDSLESRNAERASVREQLEVAEQELASSEAPTESQIAAVTTQLQTLERDKRTTDQLVESAQRLIDSGLPAEFTTETLTDGLNPSARRLTCPLCESETTQGSVEDRLDQLHQIARGYATDIDELRSQRDRLEKQRRHHQSLEDTRDRFEQSLTDLDEGIERTQEMIEDAQVEVADVEAELETLTAEIEAIDLSQNEAVYEQYQKLTEHQHTAHRLETDIAETTAHLTDLEDRISDEEHLKAKQSRLSSEIRELNNHVERVEQEVTVGVTEAMDDLLELLRLDNIARVRVDRQPTDNPTTYSSFRVVVVRENKSGEVYEDDLTTLSEAERELVGLVVGIATGIAHRKIADSDVPVLLLDSLESFDRRNIDVLLEYVCKTVDVPHVIAALLPEDATAVSHAHQLIPADELAVPEQANH, from the coding sequence ATGAGCCACAGTACCAGCGATGGGCAGATTGAAGTATCGAACATCGGCGGGATTGACCGGACGACACTCACGTTTCAGCCGGGATTAACGCTTCTCGTCGGTGAGAACGCCACAAACCGTACGTCCCTCCTCCGGGCCATCAACGGCGGCCTTGGGGGAACGATGGCACGTCCAAAATCAGACACCGATCGAGGCACGGTTGAACTCGAGCTGGGTGGAAGACAGTACACACGCGAATTGGATGCCCCAACTGATGAAGGGACGGACTCTGGAAGCGGTCGACCGATTGTAGACATGGTAACTCTCCTGCGGGATAATCCAGTCCGTCGTCTCATCGAAACCGGTGATCACCAGGATGTAGATACCATGCTTGGCAATATCGTCATGTCTCCTGTCGACCAAGCAGGACTCAAAGACGAGCGCAATGTACTTCGTCGCCGTGCGAGTCAAGTTGCCGATGAGTTAGCCGAAATCGAACACGCAAAACAAGAACTTGTGCGCCAGAGGCAGGCACTCAGCGAGCGCGAACGAAAACTGAACGAGGCGAACGACCAAATCGACACGATCCAGGAGGCCATTGCTGAATCGAGCGTTAGCCGTTCTGATGCCGAAGAGTTCGAAGACTCCCTTCGCGAACAGACACAACTGCGCGAGAAACGAAATGAGATCACCAACCGAATCAACCGGCTCGAAGACAGCCTCGAGAGCCGGAACGCAGAGCGAGCGAGCGTTCGAGAACAGTTGGAGGTCGCTGAACAGGAACTAGCGTCGTCCGAAGCACCAACTGAGTCACAAATCGCTGCCGTTACCACCCAATTGCAGACGCTCGAGCGGGATAAGCGAACGACCGATCAGCTCGTTGAATCCGCCCAACGGCTCATCGATTCCGGCCTTCCGGCTGAATTCACCACGGAGACACTGACTGATGGACTCAACCCGTCAGCAAGGCGGCTAACCTGTCCGCTTTGCGAGTCGGAGACAACACAGGGATCTGTCGAAGACCGCCTCGACCAACTTCACCAAATTGCTCGTGGGTATGCCACCGACATCGACGAGTTGCGATCACAACGCGATCGGCTTGAAAAACAGCGGCGACACCATCAATCACTGGAGGATACACGTGACCGCTTCGAACAGTCACTCACTGACCTAGACGAGGGAATCGAAAGGACACAAGAGATGATCGAGGACGCGCAGGTGGAAGTAGCCGATGTTGAAGCTGAACTGGAGACGCTCACTGCTGAAATTGAAGCAATTGATCTCTCACAGAATGAGGCCGTCTATGAACAGTATCAAAAACTAACAGAGCATCAACACACTGCACACCGACTCGAGACAGATATCGCAGAAACTACGGCGCATCTCACCGACCTCGAAGACCGCATATCCGATGAGGAGCATCTGAAGGCAAAGCAATCCCGGCTCAGCAGTGAGATTCGTGAACTGAACAACCACGTTGAGCGGGTCGAACAAGAGGTCACGGTAGGGGTGACTGAGGCGATGGACGACCTTCTCGAGTTACTCCGCTTGGACAATATCGCTCGGGTTCGGGTCGACCGTCAGCCAACAGATAACCCGACTACCTACTCATCGTTCCGCGTTGTCGTCGTGCGCGAGAACAAGTCTGGGGAAGTCTACGAAGACGACTTAACCACGCTCTCCGAAGCCGAGCGGGAACTCGTCGGACTCGTCGTCGGTATCGCAACCGGTATCGCACATCGGAAAATCGCCGACAGCGATGTCCCAGTCCTCCTGCTCGACTCACTGGAGAGCTTTGATAGGAGGAATATCGATGTGCTTCTCGAATACGTTTGCAAGACGGTCGATGTTCCCCACGTAATTGCCGCTCTTCTTCCAGAAGATGCAACGGCAGTATCGCATGCACATCAGCTCATCCCTGCCGATGAATTAGCAGTCCCAGAACAGGCCAACCACTAG